DNA sequence from the Malus domestica chromosome 11, GDT2T_hap1 genome:
ACGAAACCAAAATGTTAAAATGACTAACCGACCCACTATCTGCAAAACCCTAGTATGTACATCTCTCTCCTCAATCACCTCCACCCTCCGAACCAATCGACCCACTGTCTCTCTTCTCCACTCCCCCTCCCTCCTCTTCTCTCCGCTTCCTTCCAACCAAGGTACTCTTTGTCTCTCGACACTCATACACACATTTCTAACTCAATTTTgtgatttgaatttgaaattagCACTCAGGCATGCTCCGTACAATGTTCATTCACGGCCATACGCTTCAATTTCATATGAAGCAGCTGCTGCAGATTTCACAGACGAAGCTCACTCCGCGGACTCAACCCTAGAACCGCCGGAGAACCCGACTCAGGAAACCGTGGAGGAGCTTCTGAGGAAGAAAAACAAAGTCGCGCGCCTGATGAAAATGGAACGCCGCCACGAGTCTGCACACCAAATCGGCGGTCGATGGTTCTCGCATCTGGACAAGTTTAGCTGCGGTGAAGGTGCTTTTCTCAATAGCGGTGAGGTGCTTAAAGCGGTGGATCCGTACATAATGTATGTGAGGAAGGAGAAGTTTAGGAAAGTGGTGAAGAATCGGAGTTACGAGGTGTGTCTAGTGGTTAAAGGATTGGGAGATTTCGGCAATGTATCGACGGTGTTTCGGTCTGCAGATGCGTTCGGGTTTCAGTCGGTTCATGTGGTATCATGCGACTCCAAAAGGTGCAACGACATTTGAGGTGAAAGGGGTttaggaagaggatgaggatgaagGTTGCAAAGGGGAGATGCAGGGATGAAGAACTTCACAGCGGCAGAGAAGAGAAGATGATAGATAGGGTTTGTTGTATGATTTAGAaggtgtaaatattgaaaaatctaaggggtatttttgtcttaaattttatgatttttgtgttccacgggaTGGAAAAACCCATTCCAGGGGGGAGGGGGAACCAAAATTTAACCCATTTTCGTTCTGTGGGACACGCGTTCCACATAATTTTAGTGTACCAAACATGGGACGGAACGCGTCTGTCCCACTCTGTTCCGTcccatcccacgtaccaaacgcacccctAGGGATTCTTATATCTTAGTCATACATTATGTATCGTgcggttaaaaattatttgatttttttaatttaaaattaaacacaaatagtacttgACGAAAACTGGCCGCacaatgtacaatgaacggCTAGATTGTGGAGATTCCTAGGATCTCCACAAAGTGGGtccagagaggatcctcttcccagAAGTAGAACAAAAATTGTTTTGGGGGTACAAACTCAACAACCTGCTGATATGCGATTTATAATGTCATAAACTCGTAGAACATCTCATGTATGTAAAAAATATTCTTTGATAattatttcgttttttttttatcaaaggtAACATTCATTACCAACAAAAAACATTACAACACAAATGTTCAAAATATACcacacaaaggcccaaaaacgAAACATACAAACAAACAACAGTGGCTCAACCAAAAGTTAagaccaaaacaaaagaaaacccagaaacatCTGATTTTGTTGCATCTTCCGCCACCACCGCCACTGCAACCACCAAAACAACAGTCGTGCATGTCGATCCATCCAAATTAAGCCGCGCCTCATCGATACCACCAACCAAATCCAAGCTTCACTCTGAGCACAACTACAGACAACCAAGAACCTGCATCCAATTGAAAGAAGCTCGTGGGAGTCCACGAGCAACATTGCCAACAAAGGCAGACATCGAGAAGGTGATGGTGCAAGGAACACCCGACCCAGTAGAAGCACTAGATCGATACACACCAACTCAAAACACAGCAACAAATCGTGGTCAAGGATGACTGAAGCTCGGAAATTGGATGAAGATTGATGAGAGACATCAGAGGCGAGAGAAGAAAGCAGATTAGCCAAAAAACCCAagcaaaaaaaaacaatggatGGAAGAAgggaaagagagggagaaagaaacaaaagagaacCCATCGATCCCAGCTGTAGCTAGGATCGGCGACAACAGAAGAGGACTCGATTAGGAACCACTCACACAGATCGGTGAGAATCACCCTCAACCAGAGGGAAGGTCTCTCACAGGGAgagtttcattagttttctttgcaaTAGAGATAATGTGTATAAATGAAGGGCTGAAGAACAGTAGAAGAATGGAGAGAGACAGtaggaaacaaaaaagaaatatcCCACATGTTATATCAAGCTATCCACATAACATGGACTCAAATTATGCATAACTCAACACTGCCCTAATTAAGGCATAAAAATGAACTTGACAAATGGGTGCCAATGACTTCATTTGGAAGCTCGTATAAAAAATCAGATAGCACTAATAATACGGCCCAGTTGTTTGGTATTTTATGTGTTAAATAGCCATGGATAATTAGTCTGCACCTGCTAATTTAATACACCCTACACTTGGCTACTTATCCTCCCCAAATCGTTCGTATTAGTCAGGTTCATGCTAACGCTCGCTccaggtattaaatatcgatgatattagaaatatcggtagtctaaaaacacggaaatttcgatggaaatatcgtgatattatcgatatcgataaaaattaaataaaaaccacggaaattgtaaaaaaaacttggaaatttttattgaaactttgcaggatatttatttagtcaattatttattagtttatcacaaaaaattgaaaggaaatgcattgcatgatagatataacttatttaagttgattatatagcgagctggcaaacattgtgagtgtagaaaatatgtaataattaataaaagaagtttaaacacaccataatcatttatatataatgaagtaGTACAATATTTTTCACTTTagacattgcatggtaagataaatgagtgacttagcaaggtctaaaatatcgatgatatcggaaatattgtagtccaaaaaaatatcggtagtccaaaaacagggaaatttcgatagaaatatcgggatattatggatattttagaccatggctCCAGCGCATCGCAGGAATTactgctctctctctttctctctccccaccTTCAATCAACATCAAGCAGATACAAACACAAAACCAGGAATGCTGAATCGAAACCACGTTGCACCATTCTTGTTCATACACCTGTGGTGGCAGATCGAACCAGAATGGAAGAAATCTCATCTGGGTTTTTAGTTAGTGGATTAGAAgccgtgagagagagagagagagagcagcacCGATTTCTCTGTAAAGCACGAAATTGCAGCTTGCTGGCTAAGCGAGTGACCATCGATTATGTAATTTGGTGGTTGCTTTTGCAAATTTGGATGCTTTAATTGGTTTCTGAATATGAAAGAAATTGAAGGTGGCAACGAGATCGAAAGCTAGCTGGGTTTTTTTTCGTGTTGGTGTAAAGGCtgtgtttttttgttgttggtgtAATGGCTGCTTGGGTTTcaaaaaacatattttttttttgttaaatattcAAAAAACATATTCCTTCGTGGGGAAGTGGTGATGTTTAattttttggaaattttatttgaacctttGTAACTTATTTCTACACCTAACTTACTCTCTatatccatattatttttaattaaaaaattaatatctctttaaatccaaatttattacctaatataccctcacaaactcaattcaatatgtaaatttatctttacatccatttaaaaaataaaattgcaaattgaataatttttaattacaaaaCTAATATTTCTTTAATCCCAAATTGAATAAAATCCCAAATTACATAAGCATAGAGTCGTATGGCGTGCTTTCGTTAATGTAATACAACATTACGTCATAGTTGATGTAGTACAACATTATGGCGTGTAGAAATTAATAGAATTTCTTAAGATGATGCGCCCCATTGCTGGAGCTGCGTACATCACTATGGCTCCCATGGCTGTTGTTGCTAATTCGTTTGTGTTTTGGTGTCTCTTTGTTGTGTTACCTGCTGCCTCCTGAATCCTgatgaaacaattttcaattattcCATGATCTAAGGTAAGTGGTAGCAAACATTATGTTCGTAAGTGGTAGCAAACCCTTGATTCTTTAGGTTAGCCCTAGATTTTCTACCATGGTGATGGAGTGGATTCGAGGAAACCAAATTGGCCGGGGAGGCTTCGCCACCATTTACATAGCAAAACACAATAACTCATATTTTCAACTTCCAGCGTTGATGGTTAtgaattaaaacctaaaaaccTGTCTTCTCaactctaaaaaaaattgaaatcaaacgtAAAGAATTGcataaatcaattcatattttaGTTGGATGATTTAAAACTTCAAATCACCATCCACCGATAAAAAATAAGAAGCTAGTTTTCTCTATAAGAGCTCTTAGGGtacgtttactaatccgtaatcagattgagaggaattggatttatgaggaattgaaatgagatagaatcagaatcagattcctgatggagttgtttactaaaactgtctggaatcggagtaggaatgatgttgaatacatataagttgtttactaattcacttcaatCTGAATTAAAACTAGGTTAATTACTaaattgcccttacataaataaattattttcatactaattaattaaatttatataataaaattcatctatatcttaattaaattaaatttcttaATCAGATTCCCTTCTCCACCCACCCATGCCTTTCCAAACTTGCCAATTACCAAATCCACCCCATTACGCCTCCATAGCCCGCCCTGCCTTTCCTTGCACTGCCCTTCACCCCCTGCCTTTCCTTGTCCAGTTGCACTTCGGTCTCGTTGCCGTCTCATACCCCAACTATCTTCTTTCATGGTCTGCACCACAAATACCCCAACTATTTTCAGCTTCCCCCCCCCTTATTTTTCCATCTACTTCTCATCTCCCTCCATCTCTCTCCAACCATACAGCCACTGGAATATACCCCACAACCACCATAGCAGTGGATCCACCACTACTGCAGGCTGCAACTTCAATTCCAGGTGTTAGAGTGTCGTTCAATTGGCAAATGACAACCCATTCCACCAACTAAGTCTTCGAAGCCCATCCATCTAGGGGTAATTTGGGTATAAAAGTTGGATTCATGGAAGAGCCTTCTCTCCAGAATCCAAATACCACCTCCATCTAGGGGATTCGATTCCGGGAGATTTAGGGATCTAATTCATGATTTTAAGTGGACCCCATCTTGTTTTTCATTCCGGAAATGTTAGTAAACGGCTTGAATGCCTGGAAAAGAATGCAATTCCGTTTCTTGCCATTCCGCTCCGGTTTGGTAAACACGCCATAATGGTTTTAGCCGAAATGAATGGAGGATAAACATTGTGTGAAATTATGGTTTAATTATTGGGTgtgagtttattgataaattttagttttattgttgATCTTATTGTGTACAATACTTGATGGTAATTATACAATAGTATAAGAAAAACAATTCACatttaggtaccgtttggtacgcagacgggactgAACATAACGAAGGTTCCATGACGGTTGTTCCGTTCTGCGTTTGGTAAGCGCATGATGGCACGGaaccaaaatattaaatgactaaCTTACCCCTATTCCGTTTGTTATTTGGTGCAATGTTTATGCGTGGGAAGGGACGagacattttttaattttttttgtaacttgttcatatttgaacacatatatgTTTATCTatgatatattttttacactagCATTACTGGCAGATATAGACTTTCCTGTGTTCATATATTCGTACCGTGTATATAAGTTGAGAAAATTGAACATATGAAATAGCAAAGATGCATCTTTTTCTTCTCTGCAACCATTTCTAGCGCTTCTATATTAATGCGGGGAGGAATACAGAGAGAGGATTATTGAAATCTCAAGCACAACTAGACCCAAGGAACATATAGAGAACTAGTCCCTGTTTACATAAAATCATTCAAAATACTTAATCCCCCCATTCCTTAACAATTCTAGCCTTTTCATAGGCTTAGCAACAACCTAATTAAACACTAGCACAACTTCCTAGTCCACTACAACATAAGAAATAATAATCATCAAGTTCCAACCCAACCGCATAACTAAAAACACAATATTCTAAGTACTTGATTACTAGGATATTaactaaatttgaaaacttaGACCATCCTGAATATCAAGATCCCTACTTAATCAACCTCCTTAATACATTGCATCATATAAATTGGAAGCTGCCGTGATATTTCCCTGATAAGGTAGGAAATGCATCAGCATGCATTGGtcctcattcttaatcaaaacaATGAGTATGAGTAAgattacatatatattataacaTTCAAACAGTATGTATAGTTTATTACAATAATCCGTAATAAAACTGACTAATTTCGGAACACTCCCATCTTGAGGGGGCGGGTTCTGCTTTTGCAATTGCACCTGAAGAAGCAGCTCCCAGAAAATTTCAGTTACTCCATCATTAACACTCTGAAGATGCATCTTCCAATATATGAAAAAGAAGCCGTGCGAGTCCTGGCTATGGTGACGGCGTCGGAGAAAAAGGTGGAGCGCCGGGGGGGGGGGACTGAATAGGCGGCGGTGGATGAGCTTCGACATCGTCAACGACGGTCTTGGTCTGCTCTTTGCTCTTTTTGTCGTCGTCGGTGCTTGCTATGCGAGTCCTCGGCGTCACTGGCGACGGTCTCGTCGTGGGACTAGCAAGAAGGAGGGAGGCGGTGGGAGGAAGCTGGGTTTGGGTTCAGATGGTTTGCTGGGATTGGGTTAACCATAGTTGGGTTGCTGGGTttgtggtggaggaggaggaggctacGTAAGAGGGAGGGTAGAAGAGAGGGAGGCTTGGAGGGATGGTAGACAGTGGAATTAACGAAAAAGAGGAGGGGTATTGTTgtccaaaaaaattataattttgtattCCACATGGTGGAACGAGTAGTTCTAGGGGAgagaggtggaacgaaaaaatgaccaaaatttGTTCCAAGGGATAGTGCATCCCACTCTTTTTAGCGCATCAAACGTGGGACGAGCGCATTTCGTCtcatcccacgtaccaaacagtaccttaaaatttaagttttgtgTAGAAAGATGTTATATGGGTGAACAATACTTGCCTAGTCAAAGGAGTAGGAGTTCCTACTCAAAATTATTCGTTGTCGATTTTGTTGAACTTCGTTTTTATAATCAGAATCGTTCATTTTATAAATCATTCTGTAAATATCCCCTatgtaaaaaatcaattaaaactaaggttgtttagtcatcgaactgtataaaaacaaatgaatgaaattgataAAAGTATTACAAACCGTCTACGTGTTTGCTATAATAGATTAACTAAACAACCTTAgtattaattcattttttacaaTAATGATCTTTACaatgtgatttataatatgaacagttCTGATTATAAGCACAAAGCTCTGTGATTCAAACACGAAGAGTTTTTGAGTAGGAGTTTCTATTCATCTTTGAATAACCAAGTATTGTTCTATATAGGTTCGAATTAAATTTCccattccttttttatttttaaattttttctgtAATAatgtttaattcattttttctctctttttctttgtttttctcctttttttcatCTTAACAACaattattatgtgaaataatttaaaaaaattattatagtccGACGTATTATCCGATGTAGAAATTAATCCCATAAAACACCAAACGCCTGATTATTTTAGTCAGTACAATTCGACGATTATTTATTATATTcgactgaaatagtcagtacaatCCGAGCTGCTGAACAAGGCCAAAGTGTATTGCactatttgttaaaaaaaaaggtgttaCACTATTTCACCACTAAAATAATATGGATTTTTCAAAGTTATGGAACTCAACCACAACCTTCTCCATTGGCTAAGGTGTGCGATGGTGTGTTACGAACCATTCGTAATTTTTGTGTAAATTGACCAAAATATCCCTAAAAGAGTACATGTTGAACTTTGTTGACTTTATTTTTGTAACACGTGTGGcgtattaattaatatatttttgtaGTACTCATTACAAACGCGTGGACGCATTCGGAgtgagaatcaaacttaaaacaaaaacgGGTTGTTAAATGCAGGGGCATTTTTGTTATAACCACTAGTTGAGGAGCTGAAAATATTTACCATTAACAAAGAGATCTAATGAGTCATaggcaaggtataaaatatcgatgatattggaaatatcggtagtccaaaaacacggaaatatcgatgaaaatatcgggatattatcgatattgataaaaattaaataaaaaccacggaaattgtaagaaaaacttggcaatttttattgaaactttgtaggatgtttatttagtcaattatctattagtttatcacaaaaattagaaggaaatgcattgcatgatggatttaactgatttaagttgattatatagcgagctggcaaatattgtgagtgtagaaaatatgtagtaattaatgaaagaagtttaaacacatcataatcatttatatataatgaattagtacaatattttacactttatacattgcatggtaagatacatgaatgacttagtaccacatagagttcctatgaggttcaaaattttcattatcttcatcatctctatgtgtagagtaagtgtattgtgaagagtagtcaacAACCATGACAATGGctttcaagaaccaaaacccaaaagtcaataggaaaccgaatacttcagtatttttcgggattaccaaacaaatgggatttggaaaccaatcccatatcaaaaatttcggtatttttcgggatgggaTTCTTGAACTTcgggatggttttggtttgggatttttcggtttgggtttgggactttttcggtttggtttgagattttcgggaattttttccagccctactacgtaagtgaccaaataaaaaatataaaaactaaaaaccacatgtcattgactaagtaattaattgacacaatttaaaatataataccacaaaaaatttggaatatgtgcaaatttgtttcttgtaaaaagaattcaaaacaaaaccatatatataaatattttagcatattatcacaaaaacataagtaaTATGGTGGTTAAGGGGTTGAAGGAGTCAAATGGAAGGGGTTTGAATCATTCTATGCACAAAATTGAGACTTTTTAGAAATGCACAAAATTGAGactttttaagtatttttggaTTTCATATTGAACTTCACACATAAGTAATCTATGCTTTATCTTGCATACAAAGCCTcatacaccttttttttttgcagaaaaaGGGACTAGCTAGTGGCGAAGCTATGACAATGTATTTTTTTGGGGGCCGGGAAAACTTATAGAGATGTTTCAGCTTCCCGTCGATCACCATCATGTGATTTACCAATATCAAGAATCAAACTCAGAACAAATCGTATGAAATATAGGTCTGAAATTCATCCCAATCATTATACCATTCGATGATGGTTTACAAAGCCTCATACTTGAAACACTCGAATTTATAGTCTACTTGTACTCATCCTCCACCGTCAAAACATCAACATCAGTTTGTTCCTAAAACTTAGTTTACCAttcctaaattttttattttttttaacaaacaatattatattCACTAAAGGAAAGAGAGTTGGGTTTAACCACACAATGTactaataataatgtgatttaaattgacttttgacaagaatcgaatctaagacctttcacttacaaattaagAGCAATACCATTAGATTGTAGTGCTAAGTGACTTATAAAATTTGTTTAACAACCTCTATAAACAAATTTCACATTCTCCAAAATTTGAAATAGCTAACCAAAATTGCAGCGGGAAATTGAAAAAAAGGAAACATGGACCAATATCATGTGCCACTTTTTAATCaccaaaaataagaaaacaaaaaaccaaaaacaaaaggacGATACTATCCGCACcctaaattttactttttacgccttgttaatttatgttttttgacTTTCATTGGATCTGACGACTAGAAATTGAGAAtaatgtgtgaaaagtaaaaagatATGTGAATAACACACCATTCAAACATATTTGGATCCTTTCCGAGGCAACTGGTCGGGATCCTCCTGATCAGTGTTTGTGGAccattggatttttatccaacggttacaaacagggggccctctaaaagttataataattgtaactattagataaaaatccaacggtccatgaACACTAGTCAGAGGATCCCTCCCGACCAATTGCcacggagaggatccaaatcccactcaaacaaaaacaaagcaaaaaccTTGCTCCCCATTGGTCAAATACTCACTACGCGGATGGCTACATAAGCGTCCACTACCGTCGATAAGACCCCCATCTGACGGCCACAATTCTCCAACCAGCTCCTGAAGCCTTCGATATTCCCTGAAACAATATGATCCACAATACATCCCACCCTATAAAGCGCATCCTCAAACAGATTACCTAAACCACTGtctgaaaattttcaattcttTCTCTCCATTTCCGATTTGGATAATTGAGTCAAAAGGGTCTCAGATTCTCAGTGATTTAGGGTTGAGATATGGAGACTGGTGGTAAGTTGAAGAAAGGTGCCGGGGGAAGGAAGGGCGGTGGTCCGAAGAAGAAGGCGGTGACCCGGTCCGTCAGAGCCGGCCTCCAGTTCCCAGTCGGAAGAATCGGTCGCTACTTGAAGAAGGGGAGGTATGCTCAGAGAGTCGGGTCTGGAGCTCCGGTTTACTTAGCCGCTGTGCTCGAGTACCTCGCAGCTGAAGTaagtttctctctcctctctcaagATTGATTTGTGGGTTTGATCTTGTTTTCTCGGCTAGGGTTTGAGTTTTGAGTGTCTGTGTTGTGCTTAATTTTGGGTGTATGTGTTAGCAGGTTTTTCCcctaaattttgagttttgagtgTATGTGTTAGCAGGTTTTTCCCCTaaatttctgtttggttgccgagaaaattcCTGATGtgggttttcttgttttgtCCAGGTGCTGGAATTGGCTGGAAATGCAGCTCGGGACAACAAGAAGAACAGGATTATCCCAAGGCATCTGCTACTTGCTGTGAGGAACGATGAGGAGCTTGGAAAATTGCTTGCTGGTGTGACCATTGCTCACGGCGGCGTGCTTCCAAACATTAACCCAGTCCTCCTGCCCAAGAAATCAGAAAAGGCCGCCGGAAAAGAGCCAAAATCGCCATCGAAGGCTACCAAGTCTCCCAAGAAGGCTTAGGTTTCTCCATCAAATCAACCCACCAAATGTTTAGCTTTTTATGAATCAAACCTCCATGTTTAGATTTAGTTCGTGACCCTCCCCATTTGTATGTAATCTGTATGCAGGTCTATGTCTTTGTTGGTTGTAGGGAAAAGAGATACCAAGACTTGAAATTCCAATAATCTTATGTGATGATGATGTTCAAGTTTTAGGTTTATTGATCTTGTTGGAATCCATTTATGAAACCCCTTGTTTCTGGCATTACTTCCGTTTGGTATGTGTGTATGATGAGATGTGAGATTCTCTTATTCCCTTTGATTTGAGGTGCTATTTGTTGATGGGTTGCTTTATCGAATGCTTTTGAAGAAAGGAACCTCCTTTTTGCTTTTCTCAGGCATATGATTTCCTGTTTTATGCCATATTCCCTTTGCCTTATTTAGCACCTTTCTTAACTCTTAATCACTTGCGCTGATTTGAGTGGATTGAATAAGTCAATCTGGTTGATTACTGCGTAACTTTGTTATATTCAAGGTTTGTTAAGGAGTTGATTGAATAACTCAAACTAGTTGATTACTGAGTAACTTGTCATAGGAttaggattttctttctttctctttccatccttcttcattttctctttttacattatttattttgtcttttttttttctttacaaaaaattaatataaaatattgatgtaatTTTGTTCAAATAAGAGGGACGTGAATAAAAGAAGGGAGATAATTCTACTCTATGTCTCTGGTTATATTCAAGGTTTGTTGATGGCggaaatgataaaaatattttcatcttTGAGGTTGAAGATGTATTACTCATGTAGGAATTTTATCATTTCTAGTGTTGTCAAAAGGTTTTTTTTAGTACCAATGCTTGGTGGTTCAAGTGTTAAGAAGTTTGTTCTTCTTAAGCAAGGTCTCAAgcaggcctggcaattcctgacacgacccgataacccgacacgacacgacacgaaattaacaggtgttcgggtcgacacgataacgaaacgggttattatcgggtaacccgataagcacctgttaagataacgggtttgttcgggtatacacgtgggtaacacgatacacgataagcagaatattaatttaataatttataaccctaaaaaaatactataataattatatatatatattaatttaacaattttatacccctaaaaactataataattatatatatatatatatatattaaattaactataataattataataattatatatactataataattatacccaaaatattaactataataattatatatatatatatatattaaattttatacccctaaaaactataataattatacatacaaaataaatagatttaaatctacttaataaataaatatatatatacacacacacacacactattgaacttcatgggatacgaattatacgaaactaatttcaacgatccaaccgtcaaacatgtcgcatacgccaaaaattgcaaaaaacaaacattcagagagcaagtaacgggacaaaacttttcgatggttataaacgaaaaatcacgatttaacggtcattttaactccgattttgatgattttttacaaccacactccttgaccctatatgaatacaatgattgaattcgatcttcaatttaaaatatttacactagtggataccacaaaatcttatgttatacttaataaaagtatgaataaactcttaagtattagtgaatctattgttttgatgggatactcattctacaaaactagtttcaatgatcaaaccgtcaaacatgtttgtatatacttcgagatcgcatacgccaaaaattgcaaaaaacaaacattcagagatcaagtaatgggacaaaagttttcgacggttataaacgaaaaatcacgatttaacggttattttaactccgattttgatgcttttttacaactacactccttgaccctatatgaatacaggtaatgaattcgatcttcaatttaaaatatttacactagtgcataccacaaaatcttatgttatacttaataaaagtatgaataaactattaagtattagtgaatctattgttttgatgggatactcattctacgaaactagtttcaaagatccaaccgtcaaacatgtttgtatatacttcgagatcgcatacgtcaaaaattacaaaaaacaaacattcagagatcaattaacgggacaaaacttttcgacggttataaaaagaaaaatcacgatttaacggtcattttaactctgattttgatgattttttgcagctacactccttgaccttatatgaatacaatgattgaattcgatcttcaatttaaaatatttacactagtggataccacaaaatcttatattatacttaataaaagtatgaataaactattaagtattagtgaatctattattttgatgggatactcattctacgaaaatagtttcaatgatccaaccgtcaaacatgtttatatatacttcgagatcgcatacgccaaaaattgcaaaaacaaacattcagagatcaagtaacg
Encoded proteins:
- the LOC139189121 gene encoding histone H2A, whose translation is METGGKLKKGAGGRKGGGPKKKAVTRSVRAGLQFPVGRIGRYLKKGRYAQRVGSGAPVYLAAVLEYLAAEVLELAGNAARDNKKNRIIPRHLLLAVRNDEELGKLLAGVTIAHGGVLPNINPVLLPKKSEKAAGKEPKSPSKATKSPKKA